CTTACACACGCAGCATTTAACCCGGGCTTGTTGACTGCACTTGCTATCTATCTATGGTTTACGGTTTACGGTGGGCAACTAATAAACTCGACCAATAACTTTGTTGCATGGCGTATGTgggcgtatgttctgtccctcacgggcgcacgcgtatagcacatcTGTACTCAtgggcccaggactgtctcatttcaaacatagacagaggaATCATACTGTCGTTGTCTTACGctaatactagcacccaaaagaaagagATGAGTATACTTTTCCCATAATTTTCCTACGTtttactacgtttgtatgggaaggtgcaattcggccgagcttgccggggacttaattgttctacatatagaaCCATCACATTTTGTTTGGCTGTTACggaatggtagatacttttgacgccttgtttgatccgctacttttgatgctgactatacttgtccgtacatgtattggagagatgcacgataactaaataacatgattaaaatatcattctgatgtcagtgtacgttggAATTGGCCTGCAAGTCAAGGCACTGCTATGGTAATTCTTGTATCCAGTATCGGAAAACTCATTAAATCAAACTCGGGGTTTTTCCTATTAGGGCCAAAGTTTGTTTTAGAAGCTTTCCATTAAAGGCAATACAAACTTCCCTTATGATTACAGGGCGCCTAGCCATGATGCCAATCGtccgctccgtagcgaacgatacgcTAAAGTTATAATCTAATGGATTTTTGAGACGTGAAACTTTATAAAGGATTATTTTCCTGATCGAGGAAAGACGTACATTTAAGTAACTGTGACTGTGTGTGTATTAAGTCACTTTGAGTTTTCCTTTATAGCCAATTCTGCGCTGACTTTTGTTTCATCAGCTGGCGAGGAAATTGGAAACACAAATGGCacgaatatataggtacaaggtgtaacaaaaatagcaTGCAGGGATCCGTTTAAGAGGGGGCATAACGCCAGGAAATTTGAAAGGAACAAAAGATTGGTTcaactttaatgtcatgtaaacattcttatcaataaaataaataaataaatttcgttTTTCCACAATATTTATGAAAGTGCTTATGAAGTATAGTTATTGTGAAATATGGGACTACTTACGGGAATAACGGGATAACATTGAAAATACGTGCTACCAaaactatatgtatttaagGAATGAACATCGGAAATATAGACACATGTCAACAGAAGACATAATCATCCTACATGCAGTATGCATACATCACACCCTCACACTTATTTTAAGATAACTATACTGCATTAGAGAATTTACATTAATAAGCaaaacaatcaatcaataagcaatcttcatataaaaataacataacagTTTTAATCAATTTCCGGCATAGGGAAGTATCTAACGGGTTTTAAGGGCCGACCATAACTACTAGTAGCCGCCTGGGCTCTCGGCAACGGTACCGCTTGTTCAGCAGCGGCCGGCGCGGGCCCGTGCTCATGCGCGGCCGCGACACTCGCCCCTGCAGTGTCGGCCGGACCAGACACCTCACCAGACGTATCTCAACTGGGCCACACCAACTGAGTACCAGTACCATTGTGCAAACTGTGCTTAATTTGATCAACATGTTTTTTAACTAGCTTACCATCCGCCCTTTCCACCATGTAATTCCTAGAGCCTACTACTTCTTTAATTGTACCCTTTACCCACCTATCCGGATTTGCCTGTTCACGCATGTGCACCAGGTCCCCAACTTGAAATTGACGTTCACGATCCCCAGCTGCTCTAACTTGCCGCTCTTGCGCGCGTTGCACGGTACGCTCCCGCTCCTCCCCTCCACGAAGTAAATCTAATCGGCAGCGCAGCCTACGTTTCTGAAGCAACAGTGCAGGAGAATCGCCCGTAGTGCCGTGAATTGCGTTTCTGTACGCCATCAAATATGCTTGCAAGGCTAAGTCGATATCCACCCCCTCTCGCTTTGCTTTCTTGATTGCTTTTTTACAAAGCTTTACGGCGTTTTCAGCAGCGCCGTTCGACGCGGGATGGTAAGTCGGtgtcagtatttttttaatgccgtTTGATTGCAAGAATTGATCATATTGTGCGCTACAAAATTGAGGGCCATTATCCGAAACAATCGACCTAGGCAAACCAAATCGAGAAAAAGTTTCGCACAAAACTTTAATTACCGATGAGGAAGTCGTTTTTAACATTCGAAAAATTTCGATCCATTTAGTCGTCGAGTCTACAATAACAAAAAAAGATTCGTTTTCAATAGGGCCTAAAAAATCAACATGTAGACGCGTCCATGGTTCTGTAATATACGGCCAAGGCTTGGGCGGCGCCCGGGGCGGCGCGCTGCTCTCAGCCACGCACGCGGCGCACTCGCGGCACACGCGCTCCACGTCCGCGTCGATGCCGGGCCACCACACATAGCTACGGGCCGTGCTCTTCATTTTCACCATGCCGACATGTCCAACATGTACttcttgtaaaattttattttgaaaaacagtTGGCACTATCACCCTATAGCCCCATAGTACACATCCGGCCTCCATGTACAGCTCGTTTCTGCGGATGTAATATGGTTTAAGACTCTCATCGTCACAATAAGTAGGCCATCCCGAAGCAATATACATCAAAACCTTTACTAGAATGGGATCTTTGCACGTTGCTTTCTTAATATCCGTGCTTGTTATAGGTAAAAAGTTTTGGACGTAATTAAGATAAGTTACCTCCGATCGTACCGTTCTATCGGGCCCGGTAATCAATCGCGACAAGGCGTCCGCTGCATTTTCTTCACTCCGCACATACTCTATGTCGAAATTATACCCAGACATGATCACCGCCCATCTCTGTAGTCGACTCGCAGCCATGGCAGGTATTCCGGCTTTGTCTCCAAAAATGGTAACCAGCGGCTTGTGATCCGTCTTCAAAAGAAATTTCCTTCCATATAAGTACTGGTGAAATTTTTGAACACCATATATAATCGCAAGTGCCTCTTTCTCAATCTGCGAATAGTGTTTCTCAGCTGAACTTAGCACTCGACTCGCATAGGCAACAGGCCGCTCGCCACCCGGCGTGCGGTGCGCGATCACGGCGGCCACCCCCGTGCTGCTCGCGTCCGTCGTCAGCACCAGCGGGAGCTCGCTCGAGTAGTGCGCCAGCACCTCACTTgactgtaacattttttttattttgtcgaaTGCGGCCTGACAATCTTTACTCCATACGAACTTAACATCTTTTTTTAGTAATTCATACATCGGAGATAATATCGtgcttaaatttttaacaaattttgcgTAGTACATTATCATTCCAAGAAACGATCGCAACTCCGAAACATTTTGTGGGCTCGACATTTTATTGATAACCTCAACTTTACTTGAGCATGCTGATACTCCTTCTCTAGAAATAACAAACCCTAAATATGTGACCGACTCTGCAAAATAAGTGCACTTctctttctttattttcagaccGTACTTTTGCAATCTGTCAAAAACCTgacaaagtatttttaaatgttcatcGTCGTTTTTCGCTGTTATTATCACATCATCTAGATAGACCCCAACCGTGGGTAAGTCAGCAAACATTTGTTCCAGCTTGCGTTGGAAGATGCCAGGACTTGACGCGAGCCCATAAACGAGGCGATTATACTGAAATAGGCCTTTATGGGTATTAATTGTGGTAAACTTCTTGGTATCATCCAACGGAAATTGCGCATAAGCCTGACTTAAAtcgatttttgaaaatttgtccCCGCCATTTAATTTTACTAACAAATCGTCTATCCTAGGCAGAGGATACCTATCTATTTCTAGCCATTTGTTGAGCGTAAGTTTATAATCAGCACAGATACGAATCGAGCCGTCCGACTTGACTACTGGTACAATTGGCGTGGCCCAGTCCGAACACTCGACCGGGGTTATGATGCCGTCACTCACCATCTGGTCCAGCGCGCGGTCGACCGGCTCGCGCAAAGCGAACGCCAGGGGGCGCGCGCGCAAGAACACGGGCATCGCGCCGTCTCGCAGTCGAAAGCCCACCGGCTCGCCCGTGTAGCACCCCAGCCCGTCTTCAAAAACCTGCGCGTATCTGGAACTGAATGAATGCAAATCAAATTTACCTCCCGTGACTATACTATTACACTGGAAACTGTCGCGGTGTACAATATCCAGCTCCTCCAACCATTCGCGACCAATTAAAGATGTCCTTCCATCAttcatgacatacaaattgaaTTCCCCTACCTTATCTTTATATTTAACAAAAGGCCTTATTTTGCCTACAACCGTTACGGGCGGACCGGTGTAATACCGCAAAAACAGATTagaatttattaaatcacagtTCTTAAACATTTTATGATAGCAATCTAAACTAATACACGATATACGGCTACCCGTGTCTATCTCCATTTCCAattctttattattaacaagTAAGGTTAACGTATACGGTTTATAGTCTTTTGAACACCTTATGTTATAAATGGGAGTAATTACCTCGACACTATCGTCGGTATCCGAATCATTTACTTCTTCCAAGTAATTGCCGTCTGTGTAActcgcgccgcccgcgccaagTTTAGGGCACATTCTTTTGAGGTGGCCTTCCCGATTACATACACGACATACGTATACGCGAAATTTGCATCCGGCTGCATCATGTTGTCCGCCGCAAGCCCGACAAGTCGAGCGACTCGAGCCTCTCCCGGCGCCGCGGCCGCGAGTCGCTCCGCTAGCCTGACCCGCGCCACTGGCCCGTGCCCGAAGTCCCAGCTGCGCCCGGCGCGCCGCTCCCGCCGGCTGCGCCATCGCCGTAACGGCCTCGCGCTCGCTCGCCGCTTGCCGCTGCCGCGCGTCGTCCCTCGCTGCGGTGAGTTTCACTCGTGACAGCATGACATTCCACTGCACCGTCGTCGTTCGGCCGCTTGCCGTTCATCACTGCCGCCGCGTTCGTCTCTGCCGCTTCTAAGGCGGTGGCTAGTTTGTAagcttttgacaatttaatgtcatcTTCCGCAAAAAGTCTCTGTCTGATCGTCTCGCTAAACAATCCACAGACAAGCTGATCCCTTAAATTCTCGTCTAATCCCGTCTTGAAATCACACGTTCTAGCTAACTTCTTCAAAGCTGCCACGTAGTCCGAAATAGACTCACTTTTAGTTTGCGTTCTTTGTCGAAACTTGTACCTCTCAGCTAATTTGCTAGGCGTTGGTTGCAGATGTTGTagcataattttattaatgtcaTCATATTTCAATTCGTGGGGTTTCTTTGGTGAACAAAGGGTTACTAACAGTTCATAAGTAGGGCCGCCGATTAAGGTAATTAGTGTAGCAACTTTCTTTGTTTCATCAACACTATTGACAACAAAATATTGTTCAAGACGGTCCACGTATGACGACCACTTATCTTTGTTCTCGTCGAATGGTTCAATTTTACCGACCGCCATTTCGCCCACACAACAGAACACGCCgcacttttatattatacaaggTACACAGCTCGTGCAAAATCCAACATCGAATACCACGTAACGCGAGTCCAGCTCGTCGCCAATGTGGAATATGGGACTACTTACGGGAATAACGGGATAACATTGAAAATACGTGCTACCAaaactatatgtatttaagGAATGAACATCGGAAATATAGACACATGTCAACAGAAGACATAATCATCCTACATGCAGTATGCATACATCACAGTTATCATAGATATTCAGTCAgagattttgtttaaaattctgCGGGTCAAATCCCTGGGCTATATAATTAGCTATTTTATGCTAATATTATACTGCTATTGTATGCAGGGTAACGCGtatacaattgaaaataaattaaaattagacattttcgtgatttttttttcgagcCAACCTAATCCTTTTAAGGTTTTTCTTGAAAATatgactataatatatataatttccaTGTCAATTTTTTCATTGCATTTTTCCGTCATTAAATCCAAAATGTCATGTATTGATTaggaaaaagattttttttgtatgggacagGTCGTCCAGGCCGGCGAACCCTCCACACAAAGCCCGAAAAAATTTcgcgacaattttttttttctatttttcccTCATcagataccgaatatgcccttaactGGATTCCCGCaattttttgttacaccttgtataggtaggtaacatCTAGGGGAAGGCTCACTAGTATGTGGATAAATCATCGATATACTCGTATGAGTTATTAATCGATATAGGAACTCCCTACCCGTCATCTaattttcaatcaatcaattaatctATTTAATTTTGCCCCCTAAAATCCGATGACTGATCACATCCGTACTATGCCTACATTAGCCAGCTAGGTTAAGCCCAAAGCAGCTTAGAGCTTGATATTGGCATCAGAACTTGGCACAACATTGCACCTTGGCATACGACACGGGCCGTGTGCCAAATGAAAGTTTAAGTTCGGCTATGTTTGCTTTTTAACCGGCTTCTGCGAAATAGGTTCTATCGTACAGATGCCGAAAAACAAAACTATCAAACTATATCCGAatacgaaggccgcaaaaaatatctgacacgatcttatttgtagagccataagagcgtgtcacatattattGCGGCCTCCGAagaataacatattattgcaggtatcTGTACCCACC
This DNA window, taken from Cydia strobilella chromosome 21, ilCydStro3.1, whole genome shotgun sequence, encodes the following:
- the LOC134751279 gene encoding uncharacterized protein LOC134751279, whose translation is MAVGKIEPFDENKDKWSSYVDRLEQYFVVNSVDETKKVATLITLIGGPTYELLVTLCSPKKPHELKYDDINKIMLQHLQPTPSKLAERYKFRQRTQTKSESISDYVAALKKLARTCDFKTGLDENLRDQLVCGLFSETIRQRLFAEDDIKLSKAYKLATALEAAETNAAAVMNGKRPNDDGAVECHAVTSETHRSEGRRAAAASGERARGRYGDGAAGGSGAPGAAGTSGTGQWRGSG